The DNA sequence CAGGGCGCGATCGACATGGCGAAAACCGAGCTGAAATACGGTAAAGATCCCGAGATGCGCGCGCTGGCAGCGGAGATTATTAAGGCGCAGCAGCCGGAAATCGACCGCATGCAGAACTGGCTGAAACATCAGCCGAAATAAAGCAGACAGGCGGGCACCTGAGCGGTGAAAAAGTTATAGCGGGCAGGGTGAAAGTTGTTAAAATTATCCTTTAACCCCTATTTACGGAAGCCGTTATGACATCTGAAATTTCTCATCCTGCCAGCAGCCCAAAACAGGCTGCGTTGCAGCTGGTGATCGAACTGGTACGCGCGGGAAAACTTAGCCCGATGCAGGGCGATGCCGCAAATATGATCTCGATTTATGAGCAGTTCAAAGCGCATTTCGAAGCTGACAAACACAAGCACGCTTCAGACTCCGCTATTTCCTGAATGCGGCTAGCAGCCGGTTAAAACGTCCCCTCAAAGGTCATATTTGAGGGGAGTTTGCTTTGCTCCTGCGGGATGCGGACAGCGCGACTCAGCGCTTGCTCACCCGATCGTAATACAGCATGCTGACGCCAATATTCTGTTGCGCGCCCTGAATGTTTTCGCGTAAACCCACCAGTTTTTGTCCCTGAAGCGTCACCACATAAGGCGAATTCTGCTGGATTTCGGTTTGCAGCTGTTGATACTGCGCAATACGCTTTTGCACATCGCTTTCCGCTGCCGCCGTCTGCGTTTGCTTGCTCAATTCTGGCACTTGCCAACCCACCCGCCACGCCAGCGTTTTCGGGCCGCCCGGTACGTTGTACGCAAAGGCATTGGCGTTACTGTTCGGATCGACGTAGTCCGATCCCCAGTAGACAAAGATTGACTGGAAGTCACGGCCACGCATTTTTCCCCACAGTTCAGCCTCCGCTACCGGCTGGATATCGATAGTGATATCGGCTTTGGCAAAACTGGCCTGTAGCGCCTGCGCAACGTCGGTATACGGCGGCTGATTCGCGATTGTCATTGAAAAACGCGTACCCGGCTTGATGCCGCCTTGCGCCAGGATCTGCTTCGCTTTTGCCAAATCATAATGGAACGGCTGGTTTTCCAGCGCGCCATCAAAACCCTGAGGCAGAATGGTCTGATGAACCTGATATTGCCCCTTCAGCAAATCTTTCGAGATAGCATTGTAATCTACCAGCCAACGCGCTGCCTGCCACAGAGCGGGATTGCCTAACGCACTTTGCTGTTTGTTTTGAGTATTAAAGCCGAGGTAATAAACCAGGCTGGAAGGGAAACTTTCGACCTTTATGCCCGGCTGATTTTTCAGTGCGGCAAACTGATCGGCACCTAAATCGTAAGCCACATCGGCATCGCCCTGTTGCAGCAGCAGACGGCGTGAACCCGGATCGGCTACGTTTTTCAGAATGACGCGCTCAAGCTTAGGCTGTTCAGCGGCG is a window from the Pantoea sp. CCBC3-3-1 genome containing:
- a CDS encoding ABC transporter substrate-binding protein, with protein sequence MRKLAPLALALSCLLSGIQISHAATPSDTLIVAIPLDGIISFDPAESFETVSSSSLVNIYQGLLASDHSDPRKLVPALASSWQPGSSEHSLLFTLKPGTTFASGNPVTADDVIYSFRRVVQLNKTPAFLFSEFGWTPDNIDQQLIRRSDSQVELRWSSNIGRDLALRLLTAPVGSVIDSKLAEQHAVNGDFGNGWLRTHSAGSAGYSIRNYVPQQALVLEKNPHAAEQPKLERVILKNVADPGSRRLLLQQGDADVAYDLGADQFAALKNQPGIKVESFPSSLVYYLGFNTQNKQQSALGNPALWQAARWLVDYNAISKDLLKGQYQVHQTILPQGFDGALENQPFHYDLAKAKQILAQGGIKPGTRFSMTIANQPPYTDVAQALQASFAKADITIDIQPVAEAELWGKMRGRDFQSIFVYWGSDYVDPNSNANAFAYNVPGGPKTLAWRVGWQVPELSKQTQTAAAESDVQKRIAQYQQLQTEIQQNSPYVVTLQGQKLVGLRENIQGAQQNIGVSMLYYDRVSKR